One window of Staphylococcus chromogenes genomic DNA carries:
- a CDS encoding alpha-keto acid decarboxylase family protein, whose protein sequence is MKKTVSQFIFDEIARQGVDSIFGVPGDFNLAFLDEIIAHPTLNWIGNTNELNAAYAADGYARIKGLSALVTTFGVGELSAVNGIAGSYAERVPVIAITGGPTTVVENAGKYVHHSLGEGQFDVYQKMFEPITVAQTYVTPENALTEIPRVIQAAIDDKRPVHIHLPIDTAMVEIEVPEQVEYPKNRSSDKTDWVSTVEQKLKQAKQPTLIVGHEINSFQLHNEVRDLVDQLKLPVAQLSLGKSAFDETHPNYMGIYDGSIAHEPIKSYVDNSDLVLTLGAKLTDSATAGFSQKFSNDKVVMLNHKNIQFDNQTMSPMSLSDIIQTLKTMNYQFDGEFPQFAQSTHTEVDVDDKPLTQEKYFEVMQNFIQPNDVLLAEQGTSFFGAYELALPKDVTFIGQPLWGSIGYTFPSTLGTQLADRNRRNVLLIGDGSLQLTVQELATMLRHDLHPVLFIINNDGYTVERKIHGEHQPYNDIGSWNYRLLPTVFGNEDIPTYNVTTSRELKAAMDKVNEHPQSMHLVEVHMDKHDAPEKLANIAKAFATQNK, encoded by the coding sequence ATGAAAAAGACAGTCAGTCAATTTATTTTTGATGAAATAGCGCGTCAAGGTGTAGATTCGATATTTGGCGTTCCTGGTGATTTCAATTTAGCGTTTTTAGATGAAATCATTGCACATCCGACACTCAACTGGATAGGGAATACCAATGAATTAAATGCTGCTTATGCGGCAGATGGTTATGCACGCATCAAAGGTTTAAGTGCACTAGTCACAACATTTGGTGTGGGTGAATTAAGTGCGGTGAACGGCATTGCGGGTTCCTATGCGGAGCGTGTCCCTGTCATTGCGATTACAGGTGGACCAACAACTGTGGTTGAAAATGCAGGAAAATATGTACATCATTCTTTAGGGGAAGGCCAGTTTGATGTTTATCAAAAAATGTTTGAGCCTATTACTGTCGCACAAACGTATGTGACACCAGAAAATGCGCTTACTGAAATTCCGCGTGTCATTCAAGCGGCAATAGATGATAAACGTCCGGTTCATATCCATTTGCCGATTGATACAGCGATGGTGGAAATAGAAGTGCCTGAACAAGTGGAATATCCAAAAAATCGTAGCAGTGATAAAACAGACTGGGTTTCTACAGTGGAACAAAAATTAAAACAAGCTAAACAACCGACACTGATTGTAGGCCATGAAATCAATAGCTTTCAGTTACACAATGAAGTGCGTGACCTTGTGGATCAGTTAAAACTTCCTGTTGCGCAATTATCATTGGGTAAATCAGCCTTTGATGAAACACATCCAAATTACATGGGCATTTATGATGGCAGTATTGCGCATGAACCGATTAAATCTTATGTTGATAACAGCGACTTAGTCCTAACCTTAGGCGCAAAGTTAACAGACTCTGCAACGGCAGGCTTTTCACAAAAATTTTCAAATGACAAAGTGGTTATGTTAAACCATAAGAATATACAATTCGATAATCAAACTATGTCACCGATGTCACTCTCTGACATTATTCAAACACTCAAAACAATGAATTATCAATTTGATGGTGAATTTCCTCAGTTTGCGCAATCTACTCATACTGAGGTTGACGTAGACGATAAACCGTTAACGCAAGAAAAATATTTTGAAGTAATGCAAAATTTTATCCAACCGAATGACGTGTTACTTGCCGAACAAGGGACATCATTTTTCGGCGCTTATGAGTTAGCTTTACCCAAAGATGTGACCTTTATTGGACAACCTTTATGGGGATCTATTGGTTATACATTCCCATCTACTTTGGGGACACAACTCGCTGATCGCAATCGTCGAAATGTGTTATTGATTGGGGACGGCTCACTACAATTAACTGTACAAGAACTTGCGACGATGTTGCGCCATGATTTACATCCAGTTCTTTTCATTATTAATAATGATGGATATACTGTTGAACGTAAAATTCATGGAGAGCATCAGCCTTATAATGATATTGGCTCATGGAATTATCGCTTACTTCCGACGGTATTTGGCAATGAAGATATTCCTACGTATAATGTCACAACGTCTCGTGAACTTAAAGCGGCCATGGATAAAGTCAACGAGCATCCTCAATCCATGCACCTTGTTGAAGTGCATATGGATAAACATGATGCACCTGAGAAACTCGCAAATATTGCGAAAGCTTTCGCTACACAAAATAAATAA
- a CDS encoding anthranilate synthase component I, translating into MKIKYRVVNAPVNPETFARHRNKKIVLESATTHQTKGRYSIVVFETYGECTLYKEKLFIKTPHQTKSITDAPFDALKKYIDAYYAKVEEPQLKALPFISGFMGYCSFDLVRHAFPVLKKYPIEGEGCDALFHMVESVYVFDHYKEQIYVITTNLFSNATESELESRLDAMMLEFDQLQLFENEESSALPQKHIETNVSDADFIQRVKMFKQLIQQGDMFQVVPSRVYRYKHYFNKGLNTLSYQLYQKLKRNNPSPYMFYYNMGAQIFVGSSPESFVKVKDREVMTNPIAGTIKRGKSSQEDLDNEEILLTDEKELSEHRMLVDLGRNDILRIAEPGSLKIPKLMTIERYEHVMHIVSEVIGTLNVHVSPMDVITSLLPTGTVSGAPKVRAIQRIYEAHPYQRGVYSGGVGYINCDHALDLALAIRTMVIDETYVNVEAGCGVVYDSIPEKELEETRLKAKSLLEVTL; encoded by the coding sequence ATGAAGATTAAATATCGAGTGGTCAACGCCCCGGTCAACCCTGAAACGTTTGCGAGACATCGTAACAAAAAAATTGTTTTAGAAAGTGCGACGACCCATCAAACGAAAGGGCGCTATTCTATTGTGGTCTTTGAGACATATGGGGAATGCACTTTATATAAAGAAAAATTATTTATCAAAACGCCACATCAAACCAAAAGTATCACTGACGCGCCATTTGATGCTTTGAAAAAATATATCGACGCGTATTATGCGAAGGTTGAAGAACCACAACTTAAAGCACTTCCATTTATTTCAGGATTTATGGGTTATTGCAGTTTTGATCTTGTGCGACATGCGTTTCCGGTTTTAAAAAAATACCCCATTGAAGGTGAGGGGTGTGATGCCTTATTTCATATGGTGGAATCGGTGTATGTTTTTGATCATTATAAAGAGCAAATCTACGTGATAACGACGAATTTGTTTTCAAATGCGACTGAATCAGAACTTGAGTCAAGATTAGACGCCATGATGTTAGAGTTTGACCAACTCCAATTGTTTGAAAATGAGGAATCCAGCGCTTTACCACAAAAGCATATTGAAACGAATGTTTCTGACGCTGATTTTATACAACGGGTTAAAATGTTTAAGCAACTGATTCAACAAGGGGATATGTTTCAAGTCGTGCCTTCGAGAGTTTATCGCTATAAACATTACTTTAATAAAGGGCTCAATACTTTATCGTATCAATTGTATCAAAAACTGAAGCGTAACAATCCAAGCCCTTATATGTTTTATTACAATATGGGCGCCCAAATATTTGTAGGAAGTTCACCTGAAAGTTTCGTGAAAGTGAAAGACCGAGAAGTCATGACTAATCCTATTGCTGGAACAATAAAGCGAGGGAAATCATCTCAAGAGGATTTAGACAATGAAGAGATACTCCTGACAGACGAAAAAGAGTTGAGTGAACATCGAATGTTGGTTGACCTCGGTCGCAATGATATTTTACGTATTGCAGAACCTGGTTCTTTGAAAATACCTAAATTAATGACGATTGAACGGTATGAACATGTGATGCACATTGTGAGCGAAGTGATTGGGACTTTAAACGTTCATGTTTCTCCGATGGATGTGATTACCTCTTTGTTACCGACAGGCACAGTCTCAGGTGCGCCTAAGGTGAGAGCGATTCAACGTATTTACGAAGCACATCCCTATCAACGCGGGGTGTATAGTGGTGGTGTCGGTTATATCAATTGTGACCATGCGCTTGATTTGGCGCTTGCGATTCGCACGATGGTCATTGATGAGACTTACGTCAATGTCGAAGCAGGGTGTGGGGTTGTCTATGATTCGATTCCAGAGAAAGAACTGGAAGAAACACGTCTCAAAGCAAAAAGTTTACTGGAGGTGACGCTATGA
- a CDS encoding anthranilate synthase component II, producing MILVIDNYDSFTYNLVDLFAPFDEVVIRYPDDATIYDLKPDVLVISPGPGHPDDTSHLKDIIHYFNDLPILGVCLGAQALYSYYGGNVIVGKRVMHGKIDQLSYDYPTALYENISEYSDIMRYHSLICEERSLPKTLKVTGRTEDAIQSFEHDTQLHFGIQYHPESFASPNVARVIQNFMKLAKKGVLPHDIT from the coding sequence ATGATTCTTGTCATCGATAATTATGATTCATTTACGTACAATCTCGTGGATTTGTTCGCTCCATTTGATGAAGTGGTCATTCGTTACCCAGATGATGCGACAATTTATGATTTAAAACCAGATGTCCTTGTCATTTCGCCAGGGCCAGGCCATCCAGATGATACTTCTCACCTCAAAGACATCATTCATTATTTTAATGATTTGCCGATATTAGGGGTTTGTCTAGGTGCACAAGCACTGTACAGCTACTACGGTGGCAACGTCATCGTCGGCAAACGTGTGATGCATGGGAAAATAGATCAACTTTCCTATGACTATCCAACCGCATTGTACGAAAATATATCGGAATATTCTGATATTATGCGGTATCATTCTCTTATTTGTGAAGAAAGATCTTTACCAAAAACATTAAAGGTGACCGGTCGTACTGAAGATGCGATTCAATCATTTGAACACGATACACAATTACATTTTGGCATACAATACCATCCCGAATCATTTGCGAGTCCAAATGTTGCCCGAGTCATTCAAAATTTTATGAAGCTTGCCAAGAAAGGAGTGCTCCCACATGACATTACTTAA
- the trpD gene encoding anthranilate phosphoribosyltransferase, translated as MTLLNTLQQQHSLTRTETETFVQNLLSETVHLDEKVRLLEAYTAKGETADELYNLAQSLIQTTYDPQPKYAGSMCVCGTGGDGSNSFNISTTVSFIVAAAGVPVIKHGNKSVTSQSGSVDILQAMHIPTTPMAKVTQQVAMTDLAFVSATQSYPIMKHLQPVRKQVGRPTIFNIVGPIINPFKLDYQVMGIYDPTRMQKVAETLKRLGRKKAIVVHGAGGMDEATLSGENQIVEINANGIHTYTLNATELGLRYAENFELQGGTPEENKAITLGILNGTDTTVRRDVVILNAALALYVAEKVINIQDGVILAANLIQSGQAYCQYEKVTEEVPHEHIG; from the coding sequence ATGACATTACTTAATACATTACAACAACAACATTCACTAACACGTACAGAAACGGAGACATTTGTTCAAAATTTACTTTCAGAAACAGTCCATTTAGATGAAAAAGTCCGTCTCCTTGAAGCTTATACGGCGAAAGGTGAGACCGCAGATGAACTTTATAATTTAGCGCAATCTTTAATCCAAACAACTTATGACCCTCAACCCAAATATGCCGGCAGTATGTGTGTTTGTGGGACGGGGGGAGACGGTTCTAATAGCTTTAACATTTCAACGACCGTCTCGTTTATCGTTGCAGCGGCGGGTGTGCCTGTTATCAAACACGGGAACAAAAGTGTCACGTCACAGTCGGGGAGTGTAGATATTTTACAAGCGATGCATATTCCAACGACGCCAATGGCAAAGGTGACACAACAAGTAGCTATGACAGATTTAGCTTTTGTTAGTGCGACACAGTCCTATCCGATAATGAAACATTTACAACCTGTCCGTAAGCAAGTCGGCCGGCCGACCATTTTTAATATTGTGGGTCCTATCATTAACCCGTTTAAACTTGATTATCAAGTGATGGGGATTTACGACCCGACACGCATGCAAAAGGTGGCAGAAACGTTAAAACGACTTGGACGAAAAAAAGCAATTGTCGTTCACGGTGCTGGAGGAATGGATGAAGCGACACTTTCTGGAGAAAATCAAATCGTCGAAATTAACGCAAACGGTATACACACTTATACCTTGAATGCGACAGAACTAGGCTTACGTTATGCTGAGAATTTCGAACTGCAAGGAGGTACTCCAGAAGAAAATAAGGCGATTACTCTAGGAATTTTAAACGGGACGGACACTACGGTGCGTCGAGATGTCGTTATTTTAAACGCTGCACTTGCGCTCTATGTCGCAGAAAAGGTAATTAACATTCAAGATGGTGTCATCTTAGCAGCTAACTTAATCCAAAGTGGCCAAGCTTACTGTCAATATGAAAAAGTAACCGAGGAGGTGCCTCATGAACATATTGGATGA
- the trpC gene encoding indole-3-glycerol phosphate synthase TrpC, producing MNILDEIVLYKKRLLNEGYYEQKRQTLPSVDVSHKSKLIDQLRESDCIEVIAEIKSKSPTVSNIPERNLEEQILAYQKGGAAAISILTDEHYFNGSFERLVDLTKKTTLAVLCKDFIIDERQIDVAKQAGASIILLIVHILSDEALQRLYDYARQLNLEVLVEVHSTEELKRAHQLQPNLIGVNNRDLERFITDVTHTNTILESKREDIFYISESGIKTTRDIEQLVPSGIHGVLIGESLMKASDPVSLLQSFKYQRI from the coding sequence ATGAACATATTGGATGAAATTGTTCTTTATAAAAAAAGACTATTAAATGAAGGTTATTATGAACAAAAACGTCAAACTTTACCTTCTGTAGATGTGAGTCATAAAAGCAAGCTCATAGACCAATTACGTGAGAGCGATTGTATCGAAGTCATCGCTGAAATCAAATCTAAAAGCCCAACAGTTTCAAACATTCCTGAACGCAACCTTGAAGAACAAATCTTAGCTTATCAAAAGGGCGGCGCGGCTGCGATCTCCATTTTAACGGATGAACATTATTTTAACGGTTCATTTGAACGGTTAGTCGATTTAACGAAGAAAACCACACTTGCTGTTTTATGTAAAGATTTTATAATTGATGAACGCCAAATTGATGTCGCCAAACAAGCGGGGGCGTCCATCATCTTACTGATTGTCCATATTTTAAGCGACGAAGCTTTACAGCGATTATATGATTATGCACGCCAATTAAACTTAGAAGTCTTAGTCGAAGTGCACAGTACCGAAGAACTGAAACGTGCCCATCAGCTACAACCGAATTTGATAGGTGTCAATAACCGCGATTTAGAACGGTTCATTACCGATGTGACACATACAAATACGATTTTAGAATCCAAAAGAGAGGATATCTTTTATATTTCAGAAAGCGGGATTAAAACCACGCGGGACATTGAACAACTCGTGCCTTCCGGTATTCATGGGGTGCTTATCGGGGAATCATTGATGAAAGCGTCTGACCCTGTGTCGTTACTCCAATCATTTAAATATCAAAGGATTTGA
- a CDS encoding phosphoribosylanthranilate isomerase gives MYLKYCGFTRIQDVREASALNINAIGFILYPKSARYVDLDHLPILTEQVPDHIDRVAVTVNMPLSMMEQVLRKTTINTLQLHGEEPPEFVRKLKRRYPDVQLIKALPAAHELEQNIKNYRPVVDKIIVDTPTEAYGGSGESFDWRHLTELSTIPIIVAGGLNLQNVKALMDNFPHIAGLDVASGIEHDKGIKDLTKMTQIAMRVKGDQS, from the coding sequence ATGTATTTAAAATATTGTGGATTTACGCGAATCCAAGATGTGAGAGAAGCCAGTGCACTGAATATTAATGCGATAGGATTTATCCTTTATCCCAAAAGTGCACGTTATGTGGATTTAGATCATCTTCCCATACTTACAGAACAGGTGCCTGACCATATTGATCGCGTGGCAGTCACAGTCAATATGCCACTATCCATGATGGAACAAGTATTACGGAAAACAACGATTAATACCCTCCAATTACATGGGGAGGAACCTCCGGAGTTTGTAAGAAAATTAAAAAGACGTTATCCAGACGTCCAACTGATTAAAGCCCTTCCAGCAGCCCATGAGTTGGAACAAAATATTAAAAACTATAGGCCAGTCGTCGATAAAATCATTGTCGATACACCTACTGAAGCCTATGGAGGCTCAGGAGAAAGTTTTGATTGGCGACATTTAACAGAATTGAGCACAATCCCCATCATTGTAGCGGGGGGATTAAATTTACAAAATGTGAAAGCTTTAATGGACAATTTTCCACATATTGCTGGATTAGATGTCGCAAGTGGTATCGAACATGATAAAGGGATAAAAGATCTTACGAAAATGACACAAATCGCTATGCGCGTGAAAGGAGACCAATCATGA
- the trpB gene encoding tryptophan synthase subunit beta, producing MKNIQLQADENGLFGGYGGRYVPETLMPAIQELKAAYDEAKEDPEFMKTYHTYLKEYVGRETPLTYAESYTESLGGAKIYLKREDLNHTGAHKINNAIGQALIAKRMGKKKLVAETGAGQHGVASATVAALFDMELVVFMGAEDIKRQQLNVFRMELLGAKVESVEEGQGTLSDAVNKALQYWVSHVDDTHYLLGSALGPDPFPTMVRDFQRVIGDEIKAQLQDKEQRLPDAVVACIGGGSNAIGTFYPFIEDDVKLYGVEAAGEGKETNRHALAISKGKKGILHGAKMYLIQNDQHQIELAHSISAGLDYPGVGPEHCYYHDIGRVTYESASDEEAMEALVRFTKAEGIIPAIESAHALSYVEKLAPQMNKDEIIVVTVSGRGDKDMETIRKYMEQKGGSSHA from the coding sequence ATGAAAAATATTCAATTACAAGCAGATGAAAACGGGTTATTTGGAGGTTACGGAGGCCGTTATGTGCCTGAAACATTAATGCCTGCTATCCAAGAATTAAAAGCAGCTTATGATGAAGCAAAAGAAGATCCAGAGTTTATGAAAACGTATCACACATATTTGAAAGAATATGTGGGGCGTGAGACGCCATTGACGTATGCGGAATCATATACCGAGTCACTTGGAGGCGCCAAAATCTATTTAAAACGAGAAGATTTAAATCATACGGGTGCCCATAAAATCAACAATGCGATTGGGCAAGCGCTCATCGCCAAACGTATGGGTAAAAAGAAACTCGTGGCAGAAACAGGCGCTGGGCAACATGGTGTTGCGAGTGCCACTGTAGCAGCATTATTTGATATGGAATTGGTCGTATTTATGGGAGCGGAAGATATTAAGCGTCAACAACTCAATGTCTTTCGCATGGAATTACTCGGCGCAAAAGTAGAATCCGTAGAAGAAGGTCAAGGCACGTTATCCGATGCCGTGAACAAAGCGCTTCAATACTGGGTGTCTCATGTGGATGATACACACTATTTATTAGGTTCAGCCTTAGGACCAGACCCATTTCCGACAATGGTACGTGATTTCCAACGGGTAATAGGTGATGAAATTAAAGCACAACTTCAAGACAAAGAACAACGCTTACCTGATGCCGTCGTTGCGTGTATTGGCGGAGGATCTAATGCAATTGGAACGTTTTATCCCTTCATTGAAGATGATGTAAAACTCTATGGTGTTGAAGCAGCAGGAGAAGGAAAAGAGACAAATCGACATGCCTTAGCGATTTCTAAAGGGAAAAAAGGGATATTACATGGCGCTAAAATGTATTTGATTCAAAATGATCAACATCAAATTGAACTGGCGCATTCCATTTCTGCTGGATTAGACTATCCAGGTGTAGGTCCTGAGCATTGTTATTATCACGATATAGGGCGTGTCACGTATGAATCTGCCTCTGATGAAGAAGCCATGGAAGCACTCGTGCGATTTACAAAAGCGGAAGGGATTATTCCTGCGATTGAGAGTGCACATGCATTAAGTTATGTGGAAAAGCTCGCCCCTCAAATGAATAAAGATGAAATTATTGTGGTCACAGTTTCTGGACGCGGTGACAAAGATATGGAAACGATTCGTAAATATATGGAACAAAAAGGAGGTTCATCACATGCGTAA
- the trpA gene encoding tryptophan synthase subunit alpha has product MRKYFVAYIMGGPQFINELKLLDEEGADFVEIGIPFSDPVADGPTIKAAGEKAIEAGMTVEKILEQLTTHQDEIKTKTILMTYAHMIEAYGEEAFMQAVDEAGVYGLIIPDMPFEYAEQLKARYPQRRVKIISLIAMTAKEERLKQIAQHAEGFIYTVTMNETTGQNGQFHPELKTKIQHIQNETEIPVMAGFGIRTPEHVREISIVADGVIIGSEIVRRLEEQGIEGTRPFLKQVRQVLDETLS; this is encoded by the coding sequence ATGCGTAAATATTTTGTAGCCTATATTATGGGAGGCCCTCAATTTATCAATGAACTCAAACTTTTAGATGAAGAAGGTGCTGATTTTGTCGAAATCGGTATTCCATTCTCCGATCCTGTTGCAGATGGTCCGACGATTAAAGCAGCCGGTGAAAAAGCTATTGAAGCGGGAATGACGGTGGAAAAGATTTTAGAGCAGTTGACGACACATCAAGATGAAATAAAAACGAAAACGATTTTAATGACGTATGCGCATATGATTGAAGCATATGGAGAAGAAGCTTTCATGCAAGCCGTCGATGAAGCGGGGGTGTATGGTTTAATTATTCCAGATATGCCTTTTGAATATGCTGAACAATTAAAAGCACGTTATCCTCAACGCCGTGTCAAAATCATTTCACTGATCGCCATGACAGCAAAAGAAGAACGCCTCAAACAAATTGCGCAACACGCTGAAGGTTTCATATATACGGTCACAATGAATGAAACGACAGGTCAAAATGGGCAGTTCCATCCTGAATTAAAAACTAAAATCCAACACATCCAAAATGAAACAGAGATTCCTGTAATGGCTGGATTTGGGATCAGAACGCCTGAGCATGTTCGAGAGATTAGCATTGTAGCAGATGGCGTTATTATAGGGAGTGAAATCGTTCGCCGTTTAGAGGAACAGGGCATCGAAGGCACACGGCCCTTTTTAAAACAAGTGCGTCAAGTGTTAGATGAAACATTATCATAA
- a CDS encoding HAD family hydrolase — translation MAYTYIFDLDDTLYDQLGAFNVAYHYHFADSDIGVETLYRHFRHYSDMVFEQTQEGQMTLTEMHIYRITEAVNDFDIALPEKKALDFQKDYEKAQQHIALSHPIKTLLYDLKQSGVQVGIITNGEGHHQRMKFKALGLDHLIPEDHLFISAEEGMMKPDVALFEHVAQTLELNPQKTFYIGDNFENDVVGALDAGWRMIWFNRRNRARTKEGYEPDFEVESEEALVDCIRQLQNK, via the coding sequence ATGGCATATACTTATATTTTTGATTTAGATGACACGTTGTACGATCAATTGGGTGCATTCAATGTAGCGTATCATTATCACTTTGCGGATAGCGATATTGGTGTTGAAACGTTGTACCGGCATTTTAGACATTATAGCGATATGGTGTTTGAACAAACCCAAGAAGGTCAAATGACACTGACAGAAATGCATATTTATCGGATAACCGAAGCGGTGAATGATTTTGATATCGCATTGCCAGAGAAAAAAGCACTCGATTTTCAAAAAGACTATGAAAAAGCGCAACAACATATTGCCTTGTCGCATCCTATTAAGACATTATTGTATGACTTAAAACAAAGCGGAGTTCAAGTCGGGATTATTACCAACGGTGAAGGGCATCATCAACGTATGAAATTCAAAGCGTTAGGATTAGATCATCTTATTCCAGAAGATCATCTCTTTATCTCTGCTGAAGAAGGAATGATGAAACCCGACGTCGCTTTGTTTGAACATGTCGCACAAACGTTAGAATTAAATCCTCAAAAAACGTTTTATATCGGTGACAACTTTGAAAATGATGTGGTCGGTGCCTTAGATGCAGGATGGCGAATGATATGGTTTAATCGCCGTAATCGTGCACGAACAAAGGAAGGCTATGAACCAGATTTTGAAGTAGAGTCAGAAGAAGCGCTAGTTGACTGCATTCGACAACTTCAAAATAAATAA
- a CDS encoding 6-pyruvoyl trahydropterin synthase family protein, translating into MSKFDHVQAPKQFARHQKTILVLRHYEFTADARIFFNETAHHDLKDNRYLLDVELWSKTDELGMGVDFRVIDKIYKTHLAPHLEGQLLNDTLPDMNITLENMIHWIWEVFSTHLPDDVSLNAITMYETPEQGIRFTRDIMAQ; encoded by the coding sequence ATGTCAAAGTTTGATCATGTCCAAGCGCCAAAGCAATTTGCGCGTCATCAAAAAACGATTTTAGTGTTAAGACATTATGAATTTACCGCTGATGCTCGTATCTTTTTCAATGAAACAGCGCATCACGATTTAAAAGATAATCGCTATTTATTAGATGTAGAATTATGGTCGAAAACGGATGAATTAGGCATGGGTGTCGATTTTAGAGTTATTGACAAAATTTATAAAACACACCTTGCCCCTCACTTAGAAGGTCAGCTCTTAAATGATACGTTGCCTGATATGAATATTACATTAGAAAATATGATTCACTGGATTTGGGAAGTTTTTAGCACACATCTTCCTGACGATGTGTCCCTCAATGCGATTACAATGTATGAAACACCAGAACAAGGCATACGCTTCACACGCGACATCATGGCACAATAA
- a CDS encoding GNAT family N-acetyltransferase — MTTVDIHPAYPELPESGFLTTLAIEEMSYPLFGTGRLNEIYAHIHTLWKKKHNRFSYDFSWVAHVDGKVAGIITAMPAKQIVKADVYTFWHILQLKQWNVFKHLYEYANNIRALLALEEGKDDEFHITLLAVMPEFHRQGIATELLQHIDVFAHHHGYRKVSLTVKQDNIEAQQLYKKQGFTIDQALHHDPYHLYRMVKQL, encoded by the coding sequence ATGACTACTGTTGACATTCATCCTGCTTATCCGGAACTTCCTGAATCTGGATTTTTAACAACACTTGCCATAGAAGAAATGAGTTACCCCCTTTTTGGTACAGGTCGATTAAATGAAATCTATGCGCATATTCATACGTTATGGAAGAAAAAACACAATCGATTTAGCTATGATTTCAGTTGGGTCGCTCACGTGGATGGCAAAGTCGCTGGAATTATCACGGCGATGCCTGCAAAACAAATCGTTAAAGCTGATGTCTACACATTTTGGCATATCCTGCAACTCAAACAATGGAATGTCTTCAAACATCTTTATGAATATGCCAACAATATCCGAGCATTACTCGCACTTGAAGAAGGAAAAGATGACGAATTTCACATTACGCTCCTAGCGGTGATGCCTGAATTCCATCGTCAAGGCATTGCTACTGAACTGTTACAACATATTGACGTCTTTGCGCATCATCATGGTTACCGTAAAGTCTCTTTAACCGTGAAGCAAGATAACATAGAAGCCCAACAACTCTACAAAAAGCAGGGATTTACTATTGATCAAGCGCTTCATCATGACCCATATCATTTATATCGCATGGTTAAACAATTATAG